The Primulina huaijiensis isolate GDHJ02 chromosome 10, ASM1229523v2, whole genome shotgun sequence region ttttttttcttttctagtTTTAAGTGATGATTGAGATTAATAGGCCTTATAGTGGTTCATAAGATAAATTGTGTGCAAATGAACTAGTTGGGCATCTGAATGAAGTGGCATTTATAAATTGATGAGATACTTAAATATATGTATGTGAAGAATATGTCATTCATACCAAACATGCCATACTTTTATaacaattttttgaattttcatgGGATTTGGTTTTGTGCTCAAGGTTGATGAAAAATGGTAATGCTTGTGCttgatatattatttgatatacTGCGGTATTTTAACTAGATTAGTCAAATTATCTTTCTATTTATTTGGTATTTTGAACTTCGAGAAAAATTTAGTATAAAATTTTCTCATTTGGTACTTCATGTTTAAATGAATTACCTTAGACTAGAAGAAAACGTGAAGAATTCAGAAATTCTAGAAGAATCATGTAGCAAACACTTCGAAAACGCAGCAGCACATCTACCGAAAAATCAGTCGTCTTGTAAAATTCCTTTAACCTTAATTAACCGTTTGATCGGACTTAAACTTTTACAGTACGTTCATAAGTACGTCCATAACTTATGAACGGTGAAGATCGGGTATGAAAGTCTTTTTGACCTGCTTATGGACAAAAAACCATAGGTATGCTGTCTCCGCCTAAaatctgagcagttttcttgcgaaggctataaaaaaaaactaaccgttggattttGCTGAAATTTGATTATGTTATGCGAAACATACCGAAGCATATTCTGAAAGGTGAAGATCGGATTCTGAGCACCCAAGCGAGAGAAATAATTTTCTGAACTTGGACAGAATTTTGATGACTGCAGCAGAATTTTGGAgagcaaaatttcgaaaattcttgGGAGTCATTAgagagaattttcgaaaatcttgtATAAATGGTGTGAAATTTGAATGGGAGGGTCCTCATATTTATAGCGGTGAGTTGAAAATCTTACCATAATTCGATTGATATTCTTTCCAAAATTTGGAGATGCTCCTTCCATAAATTTTGAGATACTCCTTTCATAAATATTGATATGCTTCCTTGTTGAGAAAAGATGTCTtgtatgtaatattttcttcaaatttgattgatatCTAGCCTTATTTcgaaattaatatatgatttgtactgaattttgaatttcatgtatttattggcTTGGAATTTCTAATACaatgtattatttaatattttcgaatttattataactcgaaaataaattcttatacatgtctatatttaattaaataattacatGCCCAAAAATTTGGGTTCTCACACTGAATATATATGAATAGTAATCTTTCACACTCAAATGTTGTTTACGTACTCAACTAAGTTTTGAATGAATCTTATTATGGGTATGAGTGAATAATTTACAGAAATTTACGAATGAATCCGTAAATTTATATGTAATATGTTATTCACGTGCAACACATTTGCTCGATTGCATTAACATATTATAATTGAGCATTTTTTCAATTCTGAGTAggtgtaattttaaaaaatgatttgcGGTAGTCATGTAGAGGGAGCTGGTTGTCTTGGAGGCGGCACACAAGTGCCAATAAATGAGCTGTAGGAGGGAAAAGTATCGGTGTGGTGGGACATTGAAAACTGTCCTATCTCGAAAAACTACAGCAATTCGAGGAGGACTACATGTAACATTATCAATGCATTAAGGGGGTTGGTCTACTTGGGAGAAATTTCAATACATGTGTGCGGAAATACCAAAAATTTGTCCTTAGAAGTGCAAAATGTGCTCAACTCCACATGCATGTCGGTAATCCACACCCCATCTAGTACGTGTATGCTTTCTTAATCaattttgatttattaatgAATTGTTCCTCATTTCTTTTCTAATACTGGAAAAGATACTGCTGAAAAGAAAATCATCACTGATATGGTGTTTTGGGGATATAGGAATCCCCCTCCAGCTAGTTACTTGCTAATATCTGGAGATATTGATTACATGTATGCGTTGAAAAGACTGAAGAGCCACAATTTCAAGATTATGTTAGCGGGTCAAAGATTTACTTATGAGACTTCTTATATGACGGATATTGTATGGGTTTGGGACAAATCCGCCGGGCGCCCACCTTGTAATAATTTGTCCCAAACCCATACAATATCCGTCATATAAGAAGTCTCATAAGTAAATCTTTGACCCGCTAACATAATCTTGAAATTGTGGCTCTTCAGTCTTTTCAACGCATACATGTAATCAATATCTCCAGATATTAGCAAGTAACTAGCTGGAGGGGGATTCCTATATCCCCAAAACACCATATCGGTGATGATTTTCTTATCAGCAGCATATTTTCCTgtattagaaaaaaaatgaggaacaattcattaataaatcaaaattGATTCAGAAAGCATACACGTACCTGATGAGTGTGGATTACCGACACATCGTTGGATTTAAGCACATTTTGCACTTCTAAGGATAAAGTTTTGGTATTTCCGCACACATGTATTGAAATTTCTCCCAAGTAGCCCAACCCCCTTAATGCCTTGATAATGTTATATGTAATCCTCCTCGAATTGCTGTAATTTTTTCGGGATAGGACAGTTTTCAATGTCCCACCACGCCGATACTTTTCCCTGCTGCAGCTCTTTTATTGGCATTTGTGTGCGGCCTCCAAGACTACCATCTCCCTCCACATGACTAccacaaataattttttaaaattacaccTAATCTGAATTGAAAAAATGCTCAATTATAATATGCTACATGCAATCGAGCACATGTGTTGCATTTGagtaacaaattaaatataaatttatggaTTCATTCGTAAATTTCCGTAAATTATTCACCCATACCATAATAAGATTCATTCAAAACTTAGTTGAGTACGTAAACAACATTTGAGTGTGAAAGATCATACTCATATATTCAGcatattaaaaatatagaaaacTTTATAATATCCATGTTAATCTTAACGTCATATCCTCAATAACTCGAATATTCTAAAAAACCTTGTCAAAAATGTCTGGATcccaaaaaattacaaaaacaatGTCACGATGCAAtctgaataaattatttttaattgccATAGTATGCAATAATTCCCCgtagccttgaaaatatttttttagcttCTATTCATTTAACTATACAATAAACGTCCCCTATACACGTCAGATGCCAAGTTAACTCCTTTGATGATCACTAAACATGTATGAGGTCAACTTTTTTTGAACTATTTGAAGCATGAACAACAATTCATTTAAACATGAAGTACCAAATGAGAAAATTTTATACCAAATTTTTCTCGAAGTTCAAAATACCAAATAAATAGAAAGATAATTTGACTAATCTAGTTAAAATACCGCAgtatatcaaataatatatcaaGCACAAACATTACCATTTTTCATCAACATTGAGCACAAAACCAAATTCcatgaaaattcaaaaaattgttGTAAAAGTATGGCATGTTTGGTATGAATGACATATTCTTCACATACAGATATTTAAGTATCTCACCAATTTATAAATGCCACTTCATTCAAATGCCCAACTAGTTCATTTGCACATAATTTATCTTATACAACCATGATTCAAACTGCTCAAGAACCTAATCAAACTAAACTGAACCACTATAAGGCCTATTAATCACAATCATCActtaaaaatagaaaagaaaaaatagtgGAAAAAATGAGTTCAGGGCAAGAAGTAACTACATAAAATATCCAAAAGTAATAACCCAAATGATGAAATTACATGCTTAATATCATAGCTACACATTTGAAAACTCAAAATCTCTTAACGACACATTTCGCTCCAGAGTCCGAggaacgaattcaagatgcaacggatacaataattgagtctcactgtacgatcagtttcccgTCTATATatagagaagatcagtgaagacgaAAACAACAGAGAACCATACAACACCAGAGAGAGTGTGGTAAAAAGAAAGGGCACTCTTATTTGCctatcagctttcaagaagcatcCAGTCCAGAGGTACACTTCAACGTATTATCAGCTTAATTTAGAACCTCacttctctcagtgtgtgagaacactttttcattgttcagttcttaCACACgaacacacaccaccactcaaatacagtcttacacaaagacgttaaacttgtgtatgtagtctttctcacatagacgtaaaagaagtgttggctggaaagtgttgccttcagtctagactaggagttcattTAGACAGTggataagtcctaagctgggtgggtttgtacaagtagttgtatacatcaaagtcttctagtgtatacTACCCGaggtgatagaaggggtgacgtaggagaagttgaagtctccgaacatccataaacatatcttgtgtatttaactgactaACTGCTTTTTTCAAATtgacttgatcagttagagcatccgtcagttcagttcttaccataactgaactgatatataatataactgaTCAcctgcttttcagttattcagtttacataagttaaaacgTTTTCTAATATAACAGTTTTCTTcacgaatgattacttcgagtttcttccgcttggctttaaaccaaactcgatttaattcatcggtgttaatattcttagaacacgagctattgcagctcattggagaatatagtgttcgaagcATCTTCGAATGTGCTatcacactcgatccttcaacattgcatgcaatctcaaaTAGGTTTCTACAAGCATCTCGAATGCATTCCAATACACGTTCTTTTGATATTAATGaactcatttaaaaaaaaaaagaaagataacATGGTTTATCTTATAAACACATGAACTAAATTTTTGCAACAACCCTAATCATTTGTATGTATCATTTGAATATAAATGACGAAGAATATGATAAATTTGGAGGTCAGAATATGGGAAAAtgcaatttaatttgatatattttaataaagtttatgcattacaACTCTATTCTAGAAGGAACTCATAAATCACTTCTTAAATTATTTCTCTTTATTATAGATAATTTTTCTATGGTCGTGTGTGTCCATCAAAATAATGGCGAATGTATATATTAGCAAATGATTTGTGAGGAAAGTAATAAAATTGCATCGTAGCCTATGTCTTCCATGTTTTATTGTAACTTTTGTTGAGCGTCATTGAATTTTGGTTGGATGAATTAAGTTTCCAGCACATGATATTCCAACTTGCAAGTAATATCATGTGTACTTCTAATACACCAATATATCAAAAGAAATATTGGTAATAACATAAGTTGAAGAAACTACAATACATTTGTAAAGTAAAGATAATTGatttcaaacaaaataaaagttttaaacaagAGTCATCATGTCGGATTCAATCAAGTGTCACTCACCTCCCATGAGTCTTTTCTATTTCTTTCCAAAGTAAAGTAGCTAGGGTCTTCCAACTCTTTTGTATTTGTGACATATGTCCTGGGAGCTACTGCGGCACCTCTCCCTTTAAGAGGCTCTTGAATGTCCAAATAGTATTCGCAACACAAGCAAGGTGATGTTCACGGGAAATGTAGGGTCCGATTCCGGCAAATATCATTAGTACAGACGCAGAGCTTTGAAATTGTCCtcagcctgaaatcacgaagaagacagttagaagggggccaggaggctGGCGTAGCccttccgacgctcaagtcagtgaCTAAGGATATGAGTgaagagcagctaagggtgctgctgaaaacaatatagtgaatgaaatatcatacgctcaaacctgatatttataggagaatatctGGACCCTTGATGGACTTGTCTTCTATTTGAGCTAGGAATGGATCAGGGGTAATGGGCACATCCATGAGATATCACAAGGGAAGAACTAAGCTTCAGTGGTCGTGTACTAGGATGGGCCAACAGAATGTTGTAATTCTCATTTTCAGCGCTGGTGTAGTAAGTCTGAAAATTCCTCGTCTGCGGAGATCAGCATGCGGATTGGTGTATCATTAGCCTATCAAGCCCCACCTTTATCACATCAACAAGCATCCTCTTGTCGACAGAGTCTTAATTACCATCTtatcaaataattcaaatatattaaaatgaaataacacaaataatatcaaaattaaagtaaattcACAAGAAATATGAATCCCAAAATCAAATTCGACATACCACTTGGGATATCAATCATTTTTATTCCGTGGAAATGTAGTTCATCAACGACTTCTCGGGTGATTTTTTCGAAGTTTCCGTAAACAGAAATTGAAATTGTGATGTTATAATTTAACCGTCAAAGTGACAACTCTCCATATCCCACCAAATCAGGACTTTTGCTTCCTTATACTCAATgagattcattttttttataaataagcGTCAGCGAGTTGGAAATTTTGTAGAAAGAAAGTGTCACTATACTTGATGAGAGAATAATAAGTTATCGAGTTTTACAAATGAATCCTtaaccatatatatatacaagattCCTCCAAGAATGGATGACTAAGATCTTTCTAATAAATGGTGGAGATCCACTCATCCACTCTTCAGAGTATTTACACTAATCTATACAACAGTGGGTTTTAGAACTATTTACACATTTATATTCTAAAAAAGACAGAGAGTCCTAAAATAGTCTAGATCTTCCTCTAAGTTTCTACATTTACCTATATTGCCCTCAAAGCTTATAGACTTAGACTTCTTCACAATATTCTAGATCATTCCACATGACCTTGGAATGTTCAAGTCATGTCCACTACATTCCAGATCCTTCCACACAAACCTAGAACTTTCAAACCTTCTTTCTTCACAGCTTTTCTAGAATATTTTTTAGGATTGAAAATGAATTCAGTAGAgatgaataaattattttaaaatttgacgGGTTTAAAATTAACAAGTGATCAACCTGTTCAGAAACAATCTTCTGATAGTTTAAcaataatttcaagaaaattatgactACGCGGTAACATGAAACATGTACTCGTGAAGTCTGATATGCATTGAGCATGGATCATCTGGCATTTATTTGCCAACGTGAATTATTTGTGGCATTGCATAAACATCTATGCATTGTGATctttgaacttttttttttttttttttttgtatgctTTTGAACCAGAAAAAGGAGATGAACGATTATTGTGTTGAAAGATCTTTGAAAAATGTAGAAGAGTTtgcataaaaaatcaaaattaagtgtgtaaaaaaataagcaaactaaatatattttcaGAAATATTGAGAAAAAGAAGTTTTTCCAAAAACAATATTTGTTAGTTGCTCTAACTTAATAGAtagattcaaaaaataaattatatagtaaagattattattagtatatattattatactTTAATAAATGGAATTTGACCAGTCTAAATTCATAGAAGGGTACAAAAGATTCTAAGAacttctttttccaaaaaaaaatatttatgcgAACCGATTCACACAAAGAATATAGAATCCTGGAATTCTCGGATTCTATGCTTAATATGATTTGTCACAAATTCATACACCAAacatcacataattaattatattataaattatctcatattttatgtaattttttattattatttatattagatGTCTGTTTTTACGGACATCAAATATTCATCTTAGTCTTATTATCGATTCAAATAATCTAGAAATGATAACGAATTGTCATTATCATCCCGGATCAGACGtgaattaaattattatcattatcacCCCTTCAAATATCGATTGAATTAACCaaaaaaatcttcaaatttactttaaaatattgatacaacaataaaatttcatatataaataataatattaattaaacaatacctattttttttaatatttaaaattatattcgatttttttttattatttaaaaaaaagcgTATCTTCGTTTCCAAACTGAATCCCAATGCTTCTGCAAACTCGGTCGAATCTCTAATCCAAATCCTTACAGAACTGTTGAGTTGAACTGTCTTCTTGAATTTCCCCACGCGAGAAAGCATCCGGTGGTGACAGGTTTCCGATGTTTGACAATAACACTTCAGCGCCTGTTCCCGCCGGATACAGGCCAACCCATCTTAAACAGCCGTACCCAGCTGTTTATTTTTTAGAAGAATTGAAGGGAAAAGTGTTTTGGGAAGCAATGGATCCGAACTGTTGCCACTTCTTGCATCAGGTACTCGAAAGAAGGAAACCGGAAGAAATGCAAATGATCTATTCTGAGTTGAAAGATCAGATATGTGTTTTGATGCTCGATCGGTTCGGGAGCTATGTAATCCAAAAGCTCTACGAAGTCTGCGACGAGGAACAGATGAATCAGTTGGTTTTTTCAGTCACCGCTAATGTCGATGTACTCATGGCTGTGTGTCTCAACTCTCAAGGGTATGCTTACAACTGCTTCTATAAACGATAATATGCGTTGTAATAAATCGATTTCTGAATTTTCGTGTTTCTTTGCAGATCAAAGTCCATGAAGAAATTTCTGGAGTGTCTCATGACACCAGAGCAGATATCTCATATGATATCCATCTTCCAACGCCTCACGGTTCCGCTCGTAAACAACGAGATTGGTGTTGAAGTTATTCGCCATTGCTTCGATATCTTCCCTGCGAAACAAACTCAAGTATTTATCACTGAATCTCTTCCTAGTTTTATGAATTTACCATATCTGTAACGGCACTTGTGTTTACCCAGATAATCGATGTGATAGCTGATAATCTTTTCGAAATCGCCACCAAGGAAAGCGGGTCCTTCCTTCTTCGGGATGTCCTCGATTCAGAAGTCTTTCTACTGGAAAGCCGACAGCGTGTTCTCACAGAAATAATAGCCAATGTACACCGTTTGTCTCGTGATCCATGCGGGTATGTATACAACATAGTCACACACACTTTTCCTTTTCATATCCCTCGTGCAAATTTGCGTATAAAATCCATACCTCAACATTTTTCTGGTTTCAGGCATAACGTGGTGGGGTGTGTAATAAATTACAGGATGCAGGATGGGGTAAGAGATATAGTTGCTCGACTTACAGGGACTTTCGCTTGCATGTCTATGACCAAATATGCAACCAATGTTGTATTGAAATTGATTGAGAATTACAAAGAAGAATACGCACCCCAAATCATCGATGAGATAATATGCAGTTCTGATTTCTCGAGAGTACTACAACATCCTTGTGGCAAAAAAGTTCTTGAACGCTCGGTACCATTAACAACGCTCATCTTTATCTCTTTATTTACAATCTGGCTAGCTCGAATTAAACAAAATTTAAGGTTAATACAACCTTATACGATCTCGCAGGGAACTGTACTCAAGAGTTTGAATCATCAGATTGCCCTACACTCTGATCACTTACATAGCCACCGCCATGGAAAGAACACTCTGCCTAAATAGCGGGGAAGTGTACCCAAGATTTTGAATCACCAGATTCCCCTACACTCTGATCACTTGCATAGCGATTGCCGTGGAAAGTGCATTAAGCCTGAATGGAAAAGATAGAGGAATGAATACTGAGAAATATGACCTCCTTTCTGCTTGGAAACCTTTCCCCACTGTGCACATGACTTTGATGTTTGATACtggtattttttttgttttagggTGTGGTTTTGGAGATTGAATGAATGACTTTATTATTACTTATTATGTTCGTCTTCTGCCTTTAGAGTTCCATCCTATGTCAAGATAGACTTCCtctcttgattatttgaatctTTTATTTCCTTCATATTGATTAAATTCATATTATGCGCACCTAATCGATAATCTTAAAGTGCTTCTGAATTATGATTATAGTTTCTTAAGTATATATTTTTGTGGGAAAATGTGGAACCAATTCTGGTACCGGAAGGCTGAAATCCAGTAATGGACTGTAATAAGACAACAATCGCTTACTATTTAATTAAGTTTGAGGGTTCCATAGAAGCTGTATTTTGTGTCATGGTGTAACATTTTGGAAAGTTCTGGCCATTAGTTAACCACATGCTCAAATTGTTCGACGAAATTTCTTATTAAAATCAAGTTAATTAACGATTGTCTGAATCTCAGGATGAGCATATGGGATAACATGAAATGTTTCAGGGTACATTATTTCGTGGAATTTTACTCTTGAGCTATCATTCGCTAATATTGATGGCTAAAATCTTCTCTTATATTTGTGAATGTTCTTTATTGCTTTTCATTACTTGATTATATGGTTTGATTAGTTGAGAATAGTTGAATGTAAAGTTTAATCTTTTCCTATTATTTGTAGTTCCTGTTGGGGTTTAATGGACTAAGTGTTATTCTAAGTTTGCCTTATTTACGCAGAAAATTGACAAAATGTATGCTACATTTACTGGAAAAACTCTTGAGGAGGTTCAAATGTACACAGAGAGACCGGTTCTTTTCTGTCTGAGGTGACAATGTGGTATATATAAGTTCCCTATGACAACTGATGATGCTatgttaacttttttttttggttctaGTAAATTTATACATGGTTGAGGTAAAGGTAACTTTTGGCTGAAGGGAGAGCAGAGTAGAGTGGTAAAACTTGTGAAATGGATGAGTTGTTTCGTGTGATATTGGAATGGTGAGACTATCAAACATGTCGAAAGTCTGGGAAACTCCAGTTTCTATGAGCTAAAATTACTTTTGAATGTCTTGAGAATTACCAATAAGTTGCAGATCTCGACCAGTGATAACCCGGAAGCTTGCATGTATGCCGCGCGTGTTTCATATAAGCaaattttcatcaaaaaaattcaagccgaagcaatattttgtaaaacattGTGATGACCGCGGAGTAGAAATGGTGAAAAGTGTCTTGTATATAATTCtggataaatatatttatgaaaCATGAATACTTGGATTAACACCTATTTTCGTCCCGATAACATGAATATCCTCAAGTCGACAGATCAAACTGAACCAT contains the following coding sequences:
- the LOC140985945 gene encoding pumilio homolog 12-like — encoded protein: MFDNNTSAPVPAGYRPTHLKQPYPAVYFLEELKGKVFWEAMDPNCCHFLHQVLERRKPEEMQMIYSELKDQICVLMLDRFGSYVIQKLYEVCDEEQMNQLVFSVTANVDVLMAVCLNSQGSKSMKKFLECLMTPEQISHMISIFQRLTVPLVNNEIGVEVIRHCFDIFPAKQTQIIDVIADNLFEIATKESGSFLLRDVLDSEVFLLESRQRVLTEIIANVHRLSRDPCGHNVVGCVINYRMQDGVRDIVARLTGTFACMSMTKYATNVVLKLIENYKEEYAPQIIDEIICSSDFSRVLQHPCGKKVLERSVPLTTSN